The following are from one region of the Paenibacillus bovis genome:
- a CDS encoding UxaA family hydrolase yields MNTMMRDHIAIRQQDDVVIALHDMAPGDTLVLDNGEILTIVNDIPRGHKIAVHPIQPGQDVIKYGFSIGKATVPITPGEWIHSHNLHTGLSGTLDYEYQPELNWQPRVIPAHLQTFDGYVRPGGEVGIRNEIWIINTVGCINKTCELLARTAHSEMAGRVDGVYHFPHPFGCSQLGDDLEYTRQLLSSLVLHPNAAGVLVIGLGCENNQIEQFSASIPAEYAYKIRYLKAQEEEDELEAGMAYLEELVSLAEQEQRQPLPLSRLKIGLKCGGSDGLSGITANPLVGEIADWIVSAGGTAILTEVPEMFGAETILMNRSASPQVFGQLVDLINGFKQYFVNHGQNIYENPSPGNKAGGITTLEEKSLGCTQKGGHSQVVDVLRYGQRVHQPGLNIVEAPGNDLVSVTALSAAGAHIVLFTTGRGTPFGGPVPTVKIATQSELANRKKHWIDYNAGQLLEGQSMEQVSLDLLARIVDIASGRCQTNNEQRGFREIAIFKDGVIL; encoded by the coding sequence TGGTACTCGATAACGGAGAGATATTGACGATTGTAAATGATATTCCTCGCGGTCACAAAATCGCCGTTCATCCGATTCAACCCGGACAGGATGTAATCAAATACGGCTTTTCTATTGGTAAAGCGACGGTGCCGATTACACCCGGTGAGTGGATTCACAGCCATAATCTGCATACCGGGCTGTCCGGTACACTGGATTATGAATATCAGCCAGAGCTGAACTGGCAGCCGCGTGTTATTCCGGCACATTTGCAGACATTTGATGGCTATGTACGACCTGGAGGAGAAGTAGGAATTCGTAACGAGATATGGATTATAAATACCGTGGGTTGTATTAACAAAACCTGTGAATTGCTCGCTCGTACCGCTCATTCAGAGATGGCAGGACGTGTAGACGGTGTGTATCATTTCCCTCATCCGTTCGGTTGTTCCCAGCTTGGAGATGATCTGGAATACACACGCCAGCTGCTGAGTTCGCTCGTGCTGCATCCCAATGCGGCTGGTGTACTGGTTATCGGTCTAGGATGTGAAAATAACCAGATTGAACAGTTCTCTGCAAGTATACCAGCAGAATATGCCTATAAAATCCGTTATCTCAAAGCCCAGGAAGAAGAAGATGAACTGGAAGCAGGCATGGCATATCTGGAAGAGCTGGTGTCGCTGGCCGAGCAGGAACAGCGTCAGCCGCTGCCGCTATCCAGACTCAAAATAGGTCTTAAATGCGGCGGTTCTGACGGTCTGTCGGGTATTACCGCCAATCCGCTGGTCGGTGAAATCGCAGACTGGATCGTCTCTGCAGGCGGCACGGCGATTCTGACGGAAGTACCGGAAATGTTCGGTGCGGAGACGATTCTGATGAACCGCTCCGCCAGTCCGCAGGTATTCGGTCAGCTGGTGGATCTGATCAACGGATTCAAGCAGTATTTTGTCAATCATGGCCAAAATATTTACGAGAATCCCTCACCTGGAAATAAGGCGGGAGGAATTACCACCCTGGAGGAAAAGTCGCTCGGCTGTACCCAAAAAGGCGGACATTCCCAGGTCGTGGATGTGCTGCGTTATGGACAGCGGGTACATCAACCCGGCCTTAATATTGTGGAAGCACCAGGAAATGATCTGGTATCCGTCACCGCCCTGTCGGCAGCCGGTGCTCATATCGTGTTATTTACAACTGGACGGGGCACTCCATTTGGCGGTCCGGTACCGACAGTAAAGATTGCTACCCAATCCGAACTGGCGAATCGCAAAAAACACTGGATCGACTACAATGCCGGTCAACTGCTGGAAGGGCAATCCATGGAGCAGGTATCTCTGGATCTGCTAGCCCGTATTGTGGATATTGCTTCCGGACGCTGTCAGACCAATAATGAACAGCGGGGATTCCGCGAAATAGCAATTTTCAAAGATGGTGTCATCCTGTAA